The following coding sequences are from one Salvia hispanica cultivar TCC Black 2014 chromosome 3, UniMelb_Shisp_WGS_1.0, whole genome shotgun sequence window:
- the LOC125214927 gene encoding TORTIFOLIA1-like protein 3 produces the protein MSASNSAKQAKARDLRHRVLTCLHKLSDRDTHSAAASELESIARALSADALPSFISSVSATDSSDKSPVRRQCLKLVSILSESHGNSLSPYLSKILSSVVRRLRDADSSVRAACVAASLSLSSHVTSPPFASLIKPFAESLFTEQDSSAQTGAALCLAAAIEGSRSPDAASLRRLLPRIEKLARSDCFKAKPALLALVGSVVAVEGVLRVGAGNVVWNLLNLLVDFLSSDDWAARKAAAEALAKIAAVEKESLSEYKASCLKTFEAKRFDKVKAARETMNQMIEAWNEIPDLPEEFSPVPESEASSKQNASDGRYPPVSKTPCSVGSNTLLSRRRSPLDSPATRTPHADGSPASTARKRSPLGSNVKKTGPAMFQKLDRKKPSDLKVEIVTPAGCYGMESSDGKGEHAMETSEGEKKAFEKSGIKRALFKENNGKHKLGFFRGVSRVVPCGDTSIVVSNETGDICRNQKECDDLSLIRNQLLQIESQQSNLMDMLQNFIGSSQKGMTSLEARVHGLELALDEISFDLAVSTGRMSQNGAAGAMCCKIPGTDFLSSKLWRKAGSRSSAPRLPASSGGNPSMEHRRFLQGRHALVKNPLANIPSGSPGIPEVSSTGAVYNSTA, from the exons ATGTCAGCATCCAATTCGGCGAAGCAGGCCAAGGCACGTGACCTAAGGCACCGCGTGCTCACGTGCCTCCACAAGCTCTCCGATAGAGACACGCACTCCGCCGCGGCGTCGGAGCTCGAATCGATCGCGAGAGCTCTCTCCGCCGACGCGCTCCCCTCCTTCATCTCCTCCGTCTCCGCCACCGACTCCTCCGATAAATCGCCCGTCCGCCGCCAGTGCCTCAAGCTCGTCTCGATCCTCTCCGAGAGCCACGGCAACTCTCTCTCGCCCTACCTCTCGAAGATCCTCTCCTCCGTCGTCCGCCGCCTCCGCGACGCCGATTCCTCCGTCCGCGCCGCCTGCGTCGCCGCGTCTCTCTCCCTCTCGTCGCACGTCACCTCCCCTCCGTTCGCGTCGCTGATCAAGCCGTTCGCCGAATCGCTGTTCACGGAGCAGGATTCCAGCGCGCAGACGGGCGCGGCGCTGTGCCTGGCGGCGGCGATCGAAGGATCGAGGAGTCCTGACGCCGCGAGCTTGAGGAGGCTGCTGCCGAGGATCGAGAAGCTGGCGAGGAGTGACTGTTTCAAGGCGAAGCCGGCGCTTCTGGCGCTGGTGGGGAGTGTTGTGGCGGTGGAGGGAGTGCTGCGTGTCGGCGCGGGGAATGTGGTTTGGAATTTGCTCAATTTGTTGGTGGATTTCCTGAGCAGTGATGACTGGGCCGCGAGGAAGGCTGCTGCGGAGGCGTTAGCGAAGATCGCCGCCGTGGAGAAGGAATCGCTCTCTGAGTATAAGGCGTCGTGCTTGAAGACTTTTGAGGCCAAGAGATTTGATAAG GTGAAGGCAGCAAGGGAGACGATGAATCAGATGATTGAAGCTTGGAATGAAATTCCAGATCTGCCTGAGGAGTTCTCGCCGGTACCGGAATCAGAGGCATCGTCTAAAC AAAATGCCAGTGATGGCCGTTACCCTCCTGTCTCCAAGACTCCCTGCTCTGTTGGGTCTAATACTCTTTTATCAAGGAGAAGAAGCCCTCTGGATAGCCCGGCTACCAGGACGCCGCATGCTGATGGTTCTCCAGCTTCGACTGCAAGGAAAAGAAGTCCTCTTGGTTCTAATGTGAAGAAAACAGGCCCAGCGATGTTCCAGAAGTTGGATCGGAAGAAGCCCTCTGACTTGAAAGTTGAAATCGTCACTCCTGCTGGTTGTTACGGGATGGAATCATCCGATGGTAAAGGCGAACATGCTATGGAAACCAGTGAGGGAGAGAAGAAAGCATTTGAAAAGTCAGGAATTAAACGTGCCCTTTTCAAGGAGAACAATGGGAAGCATAAGCTTGGGTTCTTCAGAGGTGTCTCTCGTGTTGTTCCGTGTGGCGACACCAGCATTGTTGTTAGTAATGAAACGGGAGATATCTGTAGGAACCAGAAAGAGTGTGACGACTTATCTTTGATACGGAATCAACTTCTTCAGATTGAAAGTCAGCAATCCAATTTGATGGACATGCTTCAG AATTTTATTGGAAGTTCACAGAAGGGAATGACTTCCCTTGAGGCACGTGTGCACGGTCTTGAGCTTGCTTTAGATGAAATTTCGTTCGACCTAGCTGTCTCAACTGGAAGGATGTCGCAAAATGGTGCAGCAGGAGCTATGTGCTGCAAGATACCTGGCACTGACTTCTTGAGCTCAAAGCTGTGGAGAAAAGCAGGATCTCGTTCTTCAGCTCCTCGATTACCAGCTTCTTCTGGTGGAAATCCATCCATGGAACACCGAAGGTTTCTCCAAGGTCGCCATGCACTTGTCAAGAATCCACTGGCCAACATTCCTAGTGGCTCCCCAGGAATACCTGAAGTTTCCTCAACTGGAGCCGTATATAATAGTACTGCTTGA
- the LOC125215868 gene encoding uncharacterized protein LOC125215868 has protein sequence MVSDSIPNASIASSNLRDFAKKKRANRSAKLKQCKLDARREQWLSHVKNKGESKADANGGVTASTGASVHLENPSSQPMGKLEIKMRSEEGIYGDGSPMNHYSDSDSVQSNSPTSHTSSVSGSNDSGANFTGSSGSSSSSSTNGFCSGNMSDEDVGDAGDDDCLEDWEAIADALAATDDTQKDSPPSKNHDHSTESGSQVDASDQIHTASADPERGRTANRRSLVNCCAWRPDDACRPQTLPNLSKQHSFPMKSERHLDQGSVWVCKNVGPIPTACPICFEDLDYTDSSFCPCACGFRLCLFCHKRILEEDSRCPGCRKQYEVEPVDGEATLDGGSLTYRLARSCSMVTRS, from the exons ATGGTTTCCGATTCGATCCCCAACGCCTCCATCGCCTCATCGAACCTTAGGGATTTCGCCAAGAAGAAGAGG GCAAACCGCTCGGCGAAATTGAAGCAGTGCAAGCTCGATGCGCGCCGTGAGCAGTGGCTTTCTCACG TGAAAAATAAGGGTGAAAGTAAGGCGGATGCCAATGGAGGGGTGACTGCATCCACCGGGGCATCTGTGCATTTGGAAAATCCGAGTAGCCAACCGATGGGGAAGCTAGAGATTAAGATGAGAAGTGAGGAGGGGATATATGGAGATGGTTCACCGATGAATCATTACAGTGACTCGGACTCCGTTCAGTCCAACAGCCCGACCAGCCACACCAGTAGTGTTTCGGGAAGCAACGATTCTGGGGCCAATTTCACTGGAAGTAGCggaagcagcagcagcagtaGTACTAATGGTTTCTGTTCAGGGAACATGAGCGATGAAGATGTAGGGGATGCTGGCGATGATGATTGCTTGGAGGATTGGGAGGCCATTGCTGATGCATTGGCTGCCACTGACGACACGCAGAAAGATTCGCCTCCTTCAAAGAATCATGACCATTCTACAGAGTCTGGTTCTCAGGTGGATGCAAGTGACCAGATCCATACAGCCAGTGCTGATCCGGAGAGGGGAAGAACTGCTAATCGTAGGTCCCTGGTAAATTGCTGTGCTTGGAGGCCAGATGATGCTTGTCGTCCCCAGACCTTACCCAATTTGTCCAAGCAGCATAGTTTTCCAATGAAGTCTGAGCGCCATTTAGACCAAGGATCAGTATGGGTCTGTAAAAACGTCGGACCAATCCCCACAGCATGTCCGATATGCTTTGAGGATTTAGACTACACCGATTCAAGCTTTTGCCCCTGTGCGTGTGGTTTCAGGCTCTGCCTTTTCTGTCACAAGAGAATACTTGAGGAGGATTCCCGTTGCCCAGGCTGCAGAAAGCAGTACGAGGTTGAACCTGTTGATGGAGAGGCAACGCTGGACGGAGGCAGCTTAACCTATCGATTGGCTCGTTCTTGTAGCATGGTTACAAGGTCTTGA
- the LOC125210005 gene encoding kinesin-like protein KIN-14M — protein sequence MRKQDHTMMGKPGLQDLKGFSPRSLEQVFQTKQMLEAQGWKYDIHVSMLEIYNETLRDQLSTNKSTFNASRCVIKHDANGNTYVSHLTRMGGTEQKEEHVPFTNSKLTNLLQTCLGGDSKTLMFVNVSPDPASVDESLCSLRFAARVNVRHDIRSSDSRLSL from the exons ATGAGGAAACAGGATCATACAATGATGGGCAAGCCAGGACTACAGGATCTTAAAGGTTTTAGTCCACGATCATTAGAGCAAGTATTTCAGACGAAACAAATGCTTGAAGCCCAAGGATGGAAGTATGACATACAT GTGTCAATGCTTGAAATATACAATGAAACACTACGTGACCAGttatcaacaaacaaatcaaCCTTTAATGCATCACGATGTGTTATCAAGCACGATGCAAATGGCAACACCTATGTCTCTCATCTTACTAGAATGGGCGGCACAGAGCAG AAAGAGGAGCATGTGCCTTTTACGAACTCCAAGCTCACCAATCTTCTCCAG ACTTGCTTAGGTGGAGATTCGAAGACTCTGATGTTTGTTAATGTTTCACCGGATCCTGCATCTGTGGACGAATCACTTTGTTCGCTACGGTTTGCTGCAAGGGTGAATGTTCGTCATGATATAAGATCGTCAGATTCTCGATTGAGTTTATAG
- the LOC125214549 gene encoding serine/threonine-protein phosphatase 2A 65 kDa regulatory subunit A beta isoform-like, translated as MSMVDEPLYPIAVLIDELKNEDIQLRLNSIRRLSTIARALGEERTRKELIPFLSENNDDDDEVLLAMAEELGVFIPYVGGEEHAHVLLQPLETLCTVEETCVRDKAVESLCRIGSQMRESDLVDSFIPLVKRLAAGEWFTARVSACGLFQIAYPSAPDMLKTELRSMYSQLCQDDMPMVRRAAATNLGKFAATVEAAHLKTDIMSMFEDLTQDDQDSVRLLAVESCAALGKLLEPQDCVAHILPVIVNFSQDKSWRVRYMVANQLYELCEAVGPEPTKTDLVPAYVRLLRDNEAEVRIAAAGKVTKFCRILDPELAIQHILPCVKELSSDSSQHVRSALASVIMGMAPVLGKDATIEQLLPIFLSLLKDEFPDVRLNIISKLDQVNQVIGIDLLSQSLLPAIVELAEDRHWRVRLAIIEYIPLLASQLGVGFFDDKLGALCMQWLQDKVYSIREAAANNLKRLAEEFGPEWAMQHIVPQVLEMVTNPHYLYRMTVLQAISLLAPVMGSDITCSKLLPVIVNATKDRVPNIKFNVAKVLQSMIPIVDQSVVEKTIRPSLVELSEDPDVDVRFFANQALQSIDNAMSS; from the exons ATGTCGATGGTGGATGAGCCACTGTATCCAATAGCAGTCCTGATAGATGAGTTAAAGAACGAAGACATTCAGCTGCGGTTGAACTCCATTCGTAGGCTGTCCACCATTGCGCGTGCACTTGGGGAGGAGAGGACTAGAAAGGAGTTGATTCCATTCTTGAGCGAGaacaatgatgatgatgatgaggtGCTGCTTGCCATGGCTGAAGAGTTGGGTGTCTTTATTCCATATGTTGGAGGAGAAGAACACGCTCACGTGCTACTCCAGCCTCTAGAAACACTTTGCACTGTGGAGGAGACATGTGTGAGGGACAAAGCTGTGGAGTCGTTGTGCAGAATTGGATCACAAATGAGGGAGAGTGATTTGGTCGACTCGTTTATTCCTCTTGTGAAG AGACTGGCAGCAGGCGAGTGGTTTACGGCCCGTGTCTCTGCTTGTGGTTTATTTCAGATTGCATATCCAAGTGCCCCGGATATGCTAAAGACAGAATTAAGGTCAATGTACAGCCAATTGTGTCAAGATGATATGCCGATGGTGAGAAGAGCGGCTGCAACAAATTTGGGGAAGTTTGCTGCTACGGTCGAAGCTGCTCATCTCAAGACTGATATCATGTCTATGTTCGAGGACCTCACACAAGATG ATCAAGATTCTGTTCGCTTACTAGCTGTTGAGAGCTGCGCTGCTCTTGGCAAGTTGTTGGAGCCTCAAGATTGTGTTGCCCACATTCTCCCTGTGATTGTCAACTTCTCACAG GATAAGTCTTGGCGTGTTCGTTACATGGTCGCCAATCAGTTGTATGAGCTTTGTGAGGCTGTGGGGCCTGAACCTACTAA GACTGATTTAGTTCCTGCATATGTGCGCCTGCTCCGAGATAATGAAGCCGAAGTGCGAATAGCAGCTGCCGGAAAAGTTACAAAATTCTGTAGGATTCTTGATCCAGAGCTTGCTATCCAGCATATCCTCCCCTGCGTAAAG GAATTGTCATCTGATTCTTCGCAACATGTAAGATCTGCTTTGGCATCTGTCATTATGGGAATGGCTCCCGTCTTAGGAAAG GATGCAACGATCGAACAACTTCTTCCCATATTCCTCTCCCTCTTGAAAGACGAATTCCCTGATGTTCGCCTCAATATCATTAGCAAGCTGGACCAAGTCAATCAG GTTATAGGAATCGACCTACTTTCCCAATCTTTACTACCAGCCATCGTCGAGCTGGCAGAAGATAGACATTGGAGAGTCAGACTTGCCATCATAGAGTACATTCCTCTGTTGGCTAGTCAGTTGGGTGTTGGATTTTTCGACGACAAGCTCGGTGCCCTTTGCATGCAGTGGCTGCAGGATAAG GTTTACTCGATCCGAGAAGCTGCTGCTAATAATTTGAAGCGTCTGGCCGAGGAATTCGGTCCTGAATGGGCAATGCAGCATATAGTTCCTCAG GTCTTGGAAATGGTGACAAACCCACACTATTTGTACCGTATGACCGTGCTACAGGCAATCTCGCTACTTGCTCCGGTCATGGGCTCCGACATAACATGCTCTAAATTATTGCCCGTCATTGTCAACGCGACCAAGGACAG GGTGCCCAACATCAAATTCAACGTGGCCAAGGTGCTGCAGTCGATGATCCCCATCGTTGATCAATCC GTGGTGGAGAAGACGATCCGTCCCAGTTTGGTAGAGCTCTCTGAGGACCCTGACGTCGATGTCCGTTTCTTCGCGAACCAAGCGCTCCAGTCGATCGATAATGCCATGTCGAGCTAG
- the LOC125213239 gene encoding protein FAM135B-like isoform X2, protein MSVLLQHFKWMINGFDKSSSMSLRRLNGPDAKPLHQPKFVQPHKFPLDPINVKHNSDTVQLPILGAIHKISIYIHRFHNLDLFQQGWYQLKITIRWENDDSGSFGTPARVVQYEAPDLGSDDIYGVWRIDDTDHSFSTQPFRIRYARQDILLAMMVSFNLSLSKLEDPSTSAVIVKFELLYAPVLENRYNVDACLDTSPAAVHEFRLPPKALLGLHAYCPVHFDAFHAVLVDTSVHASLLKSEVHSPSLKVPSDPTDDKHDLAVEHNKSKQVMLLKALSSAHDILLEELQKLSKAIDVSIEMEDISSGILFGFTQRSDQDSADAEVPVQISSKPLNVSQKQNGKVDFQHDDFLYSFSEEKLAKSFDLICNRVNHLWSTFLNFHRANAKKILESLCNQWAVDRKAEWSIWMVYTKAEMPHQYISSVVDDTTIRGLRGRGSSLRKLTGDPAQAAAMRAELHRRSIAQMRINNRSIQDLYMFGDPSRIPIVIVERAVNAPLSSTKGIFSFNQLDPKYTNGLVAGADSIPSNKLSGTTRQTGRVLKIVVFVHGFQGHHLDLRLVRNQWLLIDPKAEFLMSEVNEDKTSGDFREMGQRLAKEVVSFVKKKMDKASRSGNLRTIKLSFVGHSIGNIILRTALTETIMEPYLRFLHTYLSVSGPHLGYLYSSNSLFNGGLWLLKKLKGTQCIHQLTFTDDPDLQNTFLYKLCKEKTLEHFKNIILLSSPQDGYVPHHSARIEMCPASSGDYSKKGKLFLEMLNEYLDQIRAPSSEHRVLLRCDVNFDISLQGRSLNTLIGRAAHIEFLETDIFAKFIMWSFPDLFR, encoded by the exons ATGTCAGTTTTACTTCAGCATTTCAAATGGATGATCAATGGTTTTGATAAATCGTCATCAATGAGTCTTAGGAGGTTGAATGGTCCTGATGCCAAGCCCCTACATCAGCCAAAGTTTGTTCAGCCCCATAAGTTTCCATTGGATCCTATCAATGTCAAACATAACAGCGACACAGTTCAATTGCCTATTTTAGGGGCTATACATAAGATTTCCATTTACATCCACCGATTTCACAACCTTGACTTGTTTCAGCAAGG ATGGTATCAACTCAAGATTACGATTAGGTGGGAGAATGATGATTCTGGCTCCTTCGGAACGCCAGCAAGAGTTGTTCAATATGAAG CACCTGATTTGGGTTCTGATGATATATATGGTGTCTGGAGAATTGATGACACTGACCATAGCTTTTCAACGCAACCTTTTCGAATCAGATATGCGAGACAGGATATACTGTTGGCAATGATGGTCTCTTTCAACTTATCTCTCAGTAAACTTGAG GATCCTTCAACCTCTGCTGTTATTGTGAAGTTTGAGCTGTTGTATGCTCCTGTTTTGGAGAACAG GTATAATGTCGATGCTTGTTTGGATACATCCCCTGCTGCAGTCCATGAATTTCGCCTCCCCCCTAAAGCTCTTTTAGGGTTGCATGCCTACTGTCCAGTTCATTTTGATGCATTTCACGCTGTATTAGTTGATACAAGTGTGCATGCCAGCCTTCTGAAAAGTGAGGTTCACAGTCCCTCGCTGAAGGTACCCAG TGATCCTACAGATGACAAACATGACCTTGCTGTGGAGcacaataaatcaaaacaa GTTATGCTTTTGAAAGCATTATCAAGTGCCCACGACATACTTCTAGAAGAGCTACAAAAGCTCAGCAAGGCTATTGACGTATCAATTGAAATGGAAGATATTTCTTCTGGCATATTATTCGGTTTCACTCAAAGATCTGATCAGGACTCGGCAGACGCTGAAGTTCCAGTCCAAATTTCAAGCAAACCCCTAAATGTTTCACAG AAACAAAATGGTAAAGTTGATTTTCAGCATGATGATTTTCTCTATTCGTTCTCTGAAGAAAAGCTGGCCAAGTCATTCGATTTGATCTGCAATCGAGTGAATCACTTGTGGAGCACGTTTTTAAATTTCCACAG GGCTAATGCGAAGAAGATTCTTGAATCTCTTTGCAACCAGTGGGCTGTTGATCGCAAAGCTGAATGGTCAATCTGGATGGTTTACACTAAGGCTGAGATGCCACATCAGTATATAAGCAGTGTAGTGGATGATACCACCATCCGTGGATTACGTGGTCGAGGATCCTCACTACGGAAGTTAACTGGCGAT CCTGCTCAGGCGGCTGCTATGAGGGCGGAGCTCCATAGGCGAAGTATCGCACAAATGAGG ATCAATAATCGTTCTATTCAAGACTTGTATATGTTTGGAGATCCATCACGCATCCCCATCGTAATTGTAGAGCGAGCTGTCAATGCACCTCTTTCTTCAACCAAAggaattttttctttcaatcaGCTGGACCCGAAATATACAAATGGCTTGGTTGCTGGAGCTGACTCTATCCCCTCAAACAAGCTATCTGGCACCACTCGTCAAACTGGCCGTGTTCTCAAGATTGTAGTTTTTGTCCATGGATTCCAG GGCCATCATCTTGACTTACGTCTCGTCCGAAACCAATGGCTTCTAATAGACCCGAAGGCAGAATTTCTTATGTCGGAAGTTAACGAAGATAAAACATCTGGAGACTTTAGAGAAATGGGCCAGAGGCTAGCAAAGGAAGTCGTATCTTtcgtgaaaaagaaaatggataagGCGTCTAGATCCGGGAACTTGAGAACAATCAAGCTTAGCTTCGTTGGACATTCCATTGGAAACATCATTCTGAGAACTGCACTTACAG AGACGATTATGGAACCATATCTGAGATTCCTGCACACGTATCTCTCGGTATCTGGCCCACATCTTGGTTATCTTTACAGTTCGAACTCGTTGTTTAATGGCGGTTTGTGGCTCCTGAAGAAGCTCAAAGGCACACAGTGCATTCATCAGCTGACTTTCACAGATGATCCTGATCTACAAAATACTTTCTTATACAAACTGTGCAAG gAGAAAACGTTGGAGCATTTCAAAAACATCATTTTGTTATCTTCACCTCAG GATGGCTACGTTCCACATCATTCCGCGAGGATCGAAATGTGTCCTGCATCGTCAGGAGACTACTCGAAAAAAGGCAAGCTTTTCCTCGAGATGCTGAACGAATACCTGGACCAGATACGGGCACCTTCCTCCGAGCACCGTGTGTTGCTGCGCTGCGATGTCAATTTCGACATCTCCCTGCAGGGAAGAAGCCTGAACACCTTGATCGGCCGTGCTGCTCACATCGAGTTCCTCGAGACGGACATCTTCGCCAAATTCATAATGTGGTCCTTCCCGGACCTGTTCCGTTGA
- the LOC125213239 gene encoding protein FAM135B-like isoform X1 gives MSVLLQHFKWMINGFDKSSSMSLRRLNGPDAKPLHQPKFVQPHKFPLDPINVKHNSDTVQLPILGAIHKISIYIHRFHNLDLFQQGWYQLKITIRWENDDSGSFGTPARVVQYEAPDLGSDDIYGVWRIDDTDHSFSTQPFRIRYARQDILLAMMVSFNLSLSKLEDPSTSAVIVKFELLYAPVLENRYNVDACLDTSPAAVHEFRLPPKALLGLHAYCPVHFDAFHAVLVDTSVHASLLKSEVHSPSLKVPSFCFPSDPTDDKHDLAVEHNKSKQVMLLKALSSAHDILLEELQKLSKAIDVSIEMEDISSGILFGFTQRSDQDSADAEVPVQISSKPLNVSQKQNGKVDFQHDDFLYSFSEEKLAKSFDLICNRVNHLWSTFLNFHRANAKKILESLCNQWAVDRKAEWSIWMVYTKAEMPHQYISSVVDDTTIRGLRGRGSSLRKLTGDPAQAAAMRAELHRRSIAQMRINNRSIQDLYMFGDPSRIPIVIVERAVNAPLSSTKGIFSFNQLDPKYTNGLVAGADSIPSNKLSGTTRQTGRVLKIVVFVHGFQGHHLDLRLVRNQWLLIDPKAEFLMSEVNEDKTSGDFREMGQRLAKEVVSFVKKKMDKASRSGNLRTIKLSFVGHSIGNIILRTALTETIMEPYLRFLHTYLSVSGPHLGYLYSSNSLFNGGLWLLKKLKGTQCIHQLTFTDDPDLQNTFLYKLCKEKTLEHFKNIILLSSPQDGYVPHHSARIEMCPASSGDYSKKGKLFLEMLNEYLDQIRAPSSEHRVLLRCDVNFDISLQGRSLNTLIGRAAHIEFLETDIFAKFIMWSFPDLFR, from the exons ATGTCAGTTTTACTTCAGCATTTCAAATGGATGATCAATGGTTTTGATAAATCGTCATCAATGAGTCTTAGGAGGTTGAATGGTCCTGATGCCAAGCCCCTACATCAGCCAAAGTTTGTTCAGCCCCATAAGTTTCCATTGGATCCTATCAATGTCAAACATAACAGCGACACAGTTCAATTGCCTATTTTAGGGGCTATACATAAGATTTCCATTTACATCCACCGATTTCACAACCTTGACTTGTTTCAGCAAGG ATGGTATCAACTCAAGATTACGATTAGGTGGGAGAATGATGATTCTGGCTCCTTCGGAACGCCAGCAAGAGTTGTTCAATATGAAG CACCTGATTTGGGTTCTGATGATATATATGGTGTCTGGAGAATTGATGACACTGACCATAGCTTTTCAACGCAACCTTTTCGAATCAGATATGCGAGACAGGATATACTGTTGGCAATGATGGTCTCTTTCAACTTATCTCTCAGTAAACTTGAG GATCCTTCAACCTCTGCTGTTATTGTGAAGTTTGAGCTGTTGTATGCTCCTGTTTTGGAGAACAG GTATAATGTCGATGCTTGTTTGGATACATCCCCTGCTGCAGTCCATGAATTTCGCCTCCCCCCTAAAGCTCTTTTAGGGTTGCATGCCTACTGTCCAGTTCATTTTGATGCATTTCACGCTGTATTAGTTGATACAAGTGTGCATGCCAGCCTTCTGAAAAGTGAGGTTCACAGTCCCTCGCTGAAGGTACCCAG CTTCTGTTTTCCCAGTGATCCTACAGATGACAAACATGACCTTGCTGTGGAGcacaataaatcaaaacaa GTTATGCTTTTGAAAGCATTATCAAGTGCCCACGACATACTTCTAGAAGAGCTACAAAAGCTCAGCAAGGCTATTGACGTATCAATTGAAATGGAAGATATTTCTTCTGGCATATTATTCGGTTTCACTCAAAGATCTGATCAGGACTCGGCAGACGCTGAAGTTCCAGTCCAAATTTCAAGCAAACCCCTAAATGTTTCACAG AAACAAAATGGTAAAGTTGATTTTCAGCATGATGATTTTCTCTATTCGTTCTCTGAAGAAAAGCTGGCCAAGTCATTCGATTTGATCTGCAATCGAGTGAATCACTTGTGGAGCACGTTTTTAAATTTCCACAG GGCTAATGCGAAGAAGATTCTTGAATCTCTTTGCAACCAGTGGGCTGTTGATCGCAAAGCTGAATGGTCAATCTGGATGGTTTACACTAAGGCTGAGATGCCACATCAGTATATAAGCAGTGTAGTGGATGATACCACCATCCGTGGATTACGTGGTCGAGGATCCTCACTACGGAAGTTAACTGGCGAT CCTGCTCAGGCGGCTGCTATGAGGGCGGAGCTCCATAGGCGAAGTATCGCACAAATGAGG ATCAATAATCGTTCTATTCAAGACTTGTATATGTTTGGAGATCCATCACGCATCCCCATCGTAATTGTAGAGCGAGCTGTCAATGCACCTCTTTCTTCAACCAAAggaattttttctttcaatcaGCTGGACCCGAAATATACAAATGGCTTGGTTGCTGGAGCTGACTCTATCCCCTCAAACAAGCTATCTGGCACCACTCGTCAAACTGGCCGTGTTCTCAAGATTGTAGTTTTTGTCCATGGATTCCAG GGCCATCATCTTGACTTACGTCTCGTCCGAAACCAATGGCTTCTAATAGACCCGAAGGCAGAATTTCTTATGTCGGAAGTTAACGAAGATAAAACATCTGGAGACTTTAGAGAAATGGGCCAGAGGCTAGCAAAGGAAGTCGTATCTTtcgtgaaaaagaaaatggataagGCGTCTAGATCCGGGAACTTGAGAACAATCAAGCTTAGCTTCGTTGGACATTCCATTGGAAACATCATTCTGAGAACTGCACTTACAG AGACGATTATGGAACCATATCTGAGATTCCTGCACACGTATCTCTCGGTATCTGGCCCACATCTTGGTTATCTTTACAGTTCGAACTCGTTGTTTAATGGCGGTTTGTGGCTCCTGAAGAAGCTCAAAGGCACACAGTGCATTCATCAGCTGACTTTCACAGATGATCCTGATCTACAAAATACTTTCTTATACAAACTGTGCAAG gAGAAAACGTTGGAGCATTTCAAAAACATCATTTTGTTATCTTCACCTCAG GATGGCTACGTTCCACATCATTCCGCGAGGATCGAAATGTGTCCTGCATCGTCAGGAGACTACTCGAAAAAAGGCAAGCTTTTCCTCGAGATGCTGAACGAATACCTGGACCAGATACGGGCACCTTCCTCCGAGCACCGTGTGTTGCTGCGCTGCGATGTCAATTTCGACATCTCCCTGCAGGGAAGAAGCCTGAACACCTTGATCGGCCGTGCTGCTCACATCGAGTTCCTCGAGACGGACATCTTCGCCAAATTCATAATGTGGTCCTTCCCGGACCTGTTCCGTTGA